A DNA window from Arachis duranensis cultivar V14167 chromosome 3, aradu.V14167.gnm2.J7QH, whole genome shotgun sequence contains the following coding sequences:
- the LOC107477804 gene encoding uncharacterized protein LOC107477804, which translates to MTHPLTRSQLARVTPLTHFLRPKLKPHNLPITTTVSLSRTFSFAQFSTAATRPIHTFLRPAMDDAQTPPSAAPVGEDFVHIEDLKMESLSDSMVRIDEASGAGASAAVDDLTVPEAPAESSDRCPPELPEELSRNVMVLSCESSAEGGVCDVYLVGTAHVSEESSREVQAIVSLLQPEVVFLELCSSRVAVLTLQNLKVPTMAEMVALIKKKHNMFEVLYGWFLAKIASKLEVFPGSEFRVAYEEAMKYGGRVILGDRPVQITVRRTWSKMPLWHKTKFLYSLLFQAVFLPSSDDLNKMLKQMNDSDVLTLVIQEMSKQFPTLMETLVHERDQYMSSTLLKVASENRSVVAVVGKGHLQGIKKHWKQPVMMRDLMTVPSPKPAMSAIKILTSVGVAVAGVAIISGIYLSSKK; encoded by the exons ATGACTCACCCGCTCACTCGCTCTCAACTCGCCCGAGTCACCCCACTCACTCACTTCCTTCGCCCCAAACTAAAACCCCACAATCTCCCCATAACAACAACGGTTTCTCTTTCTAGAACCTTCTCCTTCGCACAATTCTCCACCGCTGCTACCCGCCCTATCCACACCTTCCTCCGGCCGGCGATGGACGACGCGCAAACGCCGCCGTCCGCCGCACCGGTGGGCGAGGACTTCGTCCACATCGAGGATCTGAAGATGGAGAGTCTCTCCGACAGCATGGTTCGCATCGATGAGGCTTCCGGTGCTGGTGCTTCTGCCGCCGTCGATGATTTGACGGTTCCTGAGGCTCCGGCGGAAAGTTCCGATCGATGTCCGCCGGAGCTCCCGGAGGAGCTTTCCAGGAACGTGATGGTGCTGTCGTGCGAGTCCTCTGCCGAAGGCGGTGTGTGTGATGTCTACCTCGTCGGCACCGCGCATGTCTCCGAG GAATCAAGCAGAGAAGTTCAGGCAATTGTCAGTCTTCTGCAGCCAGAG GTTGTCTTCTTAGAATTGTGCTCAAGTCGTGTGGCAGTGCTTACCCTGCAAAATCTTAAG GTACCCACGATGGCAGAGATGGTTGCGttgataaagaaaaaacatAATATGTTTGAAGTACTTTATGGCTGGTTCCTTGCCAAG ATTGCTAGCAAGCTCGAAGTCTTTCCTGGCTCTGAGTTTCGTGTAGCATATGAAGAAGCAATGAAGTATGGTGGCAGGGTGATCCTAGGCGACCGCCCAGTACAG ATTACAGTAAGGAGAACATGGAGTAAGATGCCACTTTGGCATAAGACAAAGTTTTTGTACTCTCTACTTTTCCAAGCAGTTTTTTTACCCAGCTCAGATGATCTCAATAAAATG TTGAAGCAAATGAATGATAGTGATGTGCTAACTTTAGTTATTCAAGAAATGAGTAAGCAATTTCCAACTTTGATGGAGACTCTTGTGCATGAACGAGATCA ATACATGTCCTCGACATTATTAAAAGTGGCTAGCGAGAATAGGTCAGTGGTTGCTGTTGTTGGGAAGGGGCATCTCCAAGGAATAAAGAAGCATTGGAAGCAACCTGTAATG aTGAGGGATCTAATGACAGTTCCATCCCCAAAACCAGCTATGTCTGCAATCAAAATCCTCACATCTGTGGGTGTTGCCGTGGCTGGGGTGGCCATCATATCGGGCATATATCTTTCATCCAAGAAATGA
- the LOC127745452 gene encoding syntaxin-23-like, translating into MAEGLKKKVEESYTHVFGEKLNLKEEVSRLKEEYGALEESMAQGIDKMASKKIADAKLVKDFQAVLKEFQKLIANSGKTPEQRAVLVESKMQEVLFSDNEFAFNEAIIEEREHGIQEIQ; encoded by the exons ATGGCGGAGGGTTTGAAGAAGAAGGTTGAAGAGAGTTATACTCACGTCTTTGGGGAGAAATTAAACCTAAAAGAGGAGGTTTCTAGGTTAAAGGAAGAGTACGGAGCCCTAGAAGAATCGATGGCTCAGGGTATAGACAAAATG GCAAGCAAGAAGATAGCAGATGCTAAACTCGTGAAAGATTTTCAGGCAGTGTTGAAAGAATTTCAGAAG CTAATAGCTAATTCTGGTAAGACTCCAGAACAGCGTGCCGTTCTTGTGGaatccaaaat GCAAGAGGTCTTGTTTTCAGATAATGAGTTTGCCTTCAATGAGGCTATCATTGAAGAAAGAGAGCATGGCATTCAAGAAATTCAGTAG